The window CGGCCTGGCCAAGCAAGTGCACAGTGGCGGTGGGCAATCGCAAATGACGATGTCTGGCACCGTCGTCGGCACTCCCAGCTATATGCCGCCCGAACAAGCGGCGGGCAAGATCGAGCTGGTGAATATCCGCAGCGATGTCTATTCGCTCGGCGCGATTTTGTATGAGTTGCTCAGTGGCCGACCGCCGTTTCGCGGCGCCGGCGTGATGGAAACGCTGCGGCAGGTTCTGGAGAACGAACCAGTCGCGCTGCGGATTCTCAGCCCGACCATTCCGCGCGACCTCGAAACCATCTGCCACAAGTGCCTGCAAAAGGAGCCCGAAAAACGGTACGCCACGGCCAAGGAACTTGCAGATGAACTCGGCCGGTTTCTGCGCGGTGAACCGATTCTCGCGCAACCGATCAGCCCCGTGGCGCGTGGTTGGCGGTGGTGCAAACGAAATCCCGCCATCGCGGCGGCGTCGGCTGCGGCGCTTTTCGGCCTGATCATCGCGCTCGGCGCGACGACCGTGGGTTACATCCAAACCTCGGCAGCGCTCGCTGAATCCGAGGAAAGTCGTCGTCAGGCGATGGACGCGGTCAACGATTTGTTCACGCAGGTCAGCGAGAACACGCTCCTTAACAAGCCGGGCTTGCAACCGTTGCGGAAGGAGTTACTCGGCCGCGCGCTGAATTATTACCAGCGGTTCCTCACGCAGCGGGCCGGTGATCCGCGGGTGCAGGACGAACTGGCGAGCACGCATTTTCGCATCGGGTTGATTACAGAAGCAGTCGAGTCAACTGAACAGGCTCTGCCGTTGTACGAGACCGCGCGCACGATGCAAGAAAAGCTCGTCGCTGCCGCGCCGAAAAACCCCGCGCGATTAGAAGCTTACAGCAATACGCTGAATGCTCTCGGAACGGCGCTGGCCGCCAAGAAGCAGCACGCCGAAGCCCAGAAGATTTTTCGCACGGCGGCGGAAGTTCGCACGACTCTCGCCGAGTTACAACCGAGCAACAGCGAGTATCAACGACTGCTCGCGAACACGTACATGAATCTGGGTGTCTCCTTTCGCGGCACGGGCGATCGCAAAACGGCCCGCGAGCAATTCGTGCATGCCCAGCAGATTCGCGAAGCCGCGTTTCAATCGGATGCCAAGAACTGGAAGCTGCAGCGCGACATAGGCAAGGGGCACTACGGCCTGGCGAGTCTCGCGCGGCAGGAACAAGACCTCGTACAAGCCAAGGCCGAGTTCGCTAGCGCGGCTGAGGCGTTTGAATTGGTCGAGCAGCGCGACCCGGTCGATCTTGAGAACCGCCGTTTGCTCTCGGTTTGTTATCGCCTGCTCGGCGATCTGGCGAGCATGGAAGATGTCGCCGCGGCCCGGCAGTGGTATGAGAAGGCGCGATCCCGATTGAAACCGCTGGCCGAACAGAATCCGGAAGTCGTCGACTATCAGGTGGAACTCGCCGGACTCGAACTGAATCGGGGTTATCTCGACAGCGACGACGGCCAGCGCGCGGCTGCGATCGCGGCTTTCAGCGAAGCCTGCGCGATCTTGGCGCCGCTCGGTAGTGCGCCTTCTGCACTGCCGCGGCATCGTCGCGATCTGGCCATGGCCTGGCGAGCGCTGGGTTCGGAGCAATCTCAGTTCGGTCAGCGCGAGATGGGACTCGCGAATTTGCGCAAGGCCCGCGATGAACTCAGCAAACTCATCAAGGACTTTCCAGCAGAAGCGGACTACGCGCAGCAACTGCAGGAAGTAAATGAAATCATCGAGATGAACGAAGCTCCGCCGCCGGCTCCCACTCCACCGACGGAATCGCCTCGCAGCTAGCACTGCATCACGACAGTTTGTCGGCAAAATCGTTTCAACCCTCAAGTCTCCCCAGGTTGAGGGCTGATAATCGTTACAACCGGTACATCTACCACTGCGCGCAGAGGTCGGTTCATCACGAGGTTGCCATGAGTGGAAAACCCATCGCGTACATTGCCTCGCTGCTCGGCTGCAGCCTCGTCGCGGCGTGGACCTTGCCCCTAGCTGCTCAGCAACCCACTCCCGCTGCTCGGCAGCTAGCGCGCGAGACAACGGCGGACCTCATCGAAGAAGAAGACGCACCAGAAGACTTCAATGTGTATCCCGCGACCGCAATGCAGCCCGCGCCCGCAGCGCCGGCAATGTCCACTCGCGGCGCTGCCGCCGCTCCGTCTCGTAGCAGCGCTCGGCCGGCGATGAATCGCCTCGCCAGCGCGCCCGATATGTTCGGCGACTTCTTCATGTCGGGGGGCAATCTGAATTTCGGCCGCGCTCAGGGTGTGCCGGGGGCCGAGACCTTTGGCTCGTTCACCGTGCCGTCAGCGGGCGGCAGTCGCCGCGTGAAGATCGCCGAGAACAACAAGGCCATGCCCAGCGACCGCCTCATCTTTTCCTACAGCCATTTTGAAAACGCCCTGCAATACACCGAAACGCCGCTGGCCAATCCCGCCGCGGGAGTAACGAGGTCGGTTCCCATCGATCGCTACACCATCGGTATCGAAAAGATGTTCCTCGACGGATTGTGGTCATGCGAAGTCCGCATGCCCTTTCAAGGGCAGTTCGATTTTCAAAGCGCCGCGGTCGTCGGCGACGGCGGGCAAGTCGGCAACCTGGCCGTCATTCTCAAACGGCTATTGGTGGAAGACGAAGACTTTGCCGTCGTGGTCGGTATGGGCATCGACGTTCCCACCGGCAGCGATTTCAAATTCGACGATCGCAGCACCACGCCTCTCAATCCGACGCGGTTCACCTTTCACAACGATTCGCTCCACCTGCTGCCGTACACCGGCTTTCTCTTCGCCGGTGATGAGCGGCCGTACTTCATCAATGCCTTTGCGCAGGTCGACGTGGCAACCAACGGCAATCGCGTCGAAGCGGGCCGCGTGAATGGCCCGTCGCGAATCCTCGGCACTTACACTGAGCAGAACCTCATGTTTCTCGACCTCGGTTCGGGCTGGTGGTTGTATCGCGACGGCGGCGGCACGCTGACGAACTTAGCCGCGCTCCTCGAGTTCCACTACACCACGTCGCTGCAAGATACCGATGCGATTGCTGCCACCGTTGGTGGTCGGCCGATCGACTACCGCAACAACTTCAACCGCTTCGACATCGTCAACCTCACGACGGGTGTTCAGGCCCGCCTGTGGGACAACACGTCGGTCCGCGTCGCCGGCGTCTTCCCACTCGGCTCGCGCGACGATCAGCGATTCTTCGACAGTGAACTGCAAGTCCAGATCAACCGGCAGTTTTAAAGTCGCCTGTCGCTCCGCAAAAGGACACGCCTTCCAGCGGCAGCAGTTGCAATAATCGGCCACATAAGATTGCGTGCTACGTCTCGCGGTTCTAGGCTACGTCGTCGTAGGGCAACATAATTTTGCCAGTTGAGCGGCAGCGAACGCACCGAATGGATGTAGCCTTGTATATCGCCGATTGGAAGAAGCGACTCACCGCGCTAGCCGATAACCCCGGTTACGTCTTTGTTGATACGCCGCCAGACTTGATCGCGCGTCACTATCTTCGACTGACAAAGTTTTCTGGCTACACGGAGTGGGAGGTCGCGGCTGTGGAGAAAAAGTTGGACGTCGAATTCCCAGAGATGTTCAGACACTATCTCCTGGAAATGGGCAAGTCTCCCGGCGATCTGTTTCGCGGCAGCGATCTGGCCGCTACAAGCGAGTTTGAAAACTTCCATGCCAAGGCGAACGCACTGCTGGCCGAAACCGATCCAGCGCTAAAGCTACCCAGAGATGCGGTCGTGTGGTTGTTTCACCATGACTGCACCTTTGTGTATCTGCACGGCGTGGGCGGCTCGGATGGACCGACAATGCAGTGGACGGAGACCGAGCGCGAACCTCGCGAGGTCGCGGTCACGTTCGCGGCGATGATTGATGCAGAATTGCGTCTCATGGAAGAAAATAACCGTGAGTGGCGTGCGAGAGGTGGCTACTACAAGACGCTGTGCCCAGATGAAGGCTGAACGATGCAATTCCCCAGGCCTCTGACACCGGCCCCACACCTTTGCTTCATTAACTCACCGACTCATTTGCCATCCAACCTAAACGCCGGATCAAACTTCTCCGGCGGGTTTTCCATCGCTTCGAAAGTTAGTTTCTGCAGCATCCTCGTCGGGCCATCGTTACTCAGTCCGGCATCGTCGATGGGCCGGATCAGATCCAGAACTGCGGCAAACTCCCCCGCTTCGTAATTGGTGAGAGCCGGTTCGTACAAAGCTCGTAGCCGTTGCCAGTTGGCGTCGGGAGTGGCTGCGCGCAGTTCGTGCAGCTCCACATTGCTGTCGAGGCCGACGGCGCGCACCTGGCATACGCGCCGTGTGTTGAATTCCTCGCCCAGCAGTCGTTGTGTCGAACCAGCAACCAGAACTGGAATGCCGAGGTACTTCGTAGCCCCTTCGATGCGACTCGATACATTCACCGTGTGACCGCGCGGGCCATATTTCAAACGCATCCGACTACCGGCGTTGCCGACTCGCGCCGGACCGGTGTTCACACCCACCCCGATCTGCAGTGGTTTGCCGAGTCGATCTTGCCACAGTGCGCTGATCAACGGCAGTTCCTGTTGCATCGCTAGCGCAGCCCGGCAAGCTTGCTTCGCATGCTCGGCCTGATCGAGCGGCGCGTTCCACATCGCGGCCAAGCCGTCGCCGTAGTAGTCGATGATAATGCCACCATGCTTCAGCACTTGCTCGGTCAGTTTGTCCATCACATCGCCGACGAGTTGAAATGTATCGCGAGCGCCGAGTTGTTCCGAGATCCGCGAGAAGCCGCGTAGGTCCGAAAACAACACCGTGATCTCGCGCTCGGTTCCTTCCAGCAACTCCGGATTTCGTTCAAGCTCAGCCGCGACCACGGGTGAAGCGAATTGCTCGAAGCGCGCTCGATTGCGAGCCGCTTCGGCTTCTTTCTCCATACGTGCCAGACCGGCGCTCACCGCGCCGGCGAGCAACTGCACCAGGCGCGCTTCCATCGGCAAGATGCCGGGGCGTTTTGCGCCGGGTTGAATGCCGCGAGAACCATACACTACGCCGACGATTTCATCGGTTGCATCGAAGACCGGTGAAGCCACCACCGCATCGACATGCGCCAAGCTCGCCGAAGGGGCCATCTCGGCCAGGCCGCGATAGAAAGTTCGGCGGTCGTTCAGCACTTGATTGAGCACGGCCTGACTGACTCGTGAGAACCGCGAGTTCTCTGCCTCGTGCATGGCCTTCGTTTCCCAACCCGATCCTTGTTGGGGCGCCCCAGCAGTGTTCCGCCGCACGATCACCATGCCCACGTCGAGCCCGACGAGATCCACCACCGCGCGGGCCGTCTCTTGATAAAACTCCGTTGAGCCGGCAGCGGCCTTTTGCACCGAGAGGAGCGTCTCGAACCAGCGCGTCAACGTTTCGGGCGATGGCGATTCGCCGATGTCGGCGAGGTCGACCGCCACCTCGGCTTTTTTCTCCACTCGAATCGGCCGCGAGATGGTCACGTACGCTTCGTTCGCGTCCGGCAACGATGGCGGCACGAGCGTGGCCGCGAGCGCATTCATCGGCTGCGGCGTTTCGGGCAATATTTCAATCTTCGAATAGCCAGCCGTCAGGCGCACGGGCAGCGCCATGACGCGAACTTCTTTGGGCTGCAGCACGCTCCCATCGGCGAACTCAACCACCTGGCCGAGATTCTCCAATCGCACCTGCCCTGGCCCGGCCACTTCGACCCGCAACTGATTGCGCGAGACATAGCTATCTTCGATCACAAATCGTGGCACGGTGCCTGATTCGGCGGGCGCGCGACCCAGCTCGAACGGCCCGGTGCTGTGGGTCCACTTGGCGTTTTGTGATTCATTGGTAATTTGAAAGCGCAGCATGCTAAGAAGTATAGCGAAGTTCCGCCCGCTCTCCCTGGGCACTTCCCGCAAGCTGCTGGGCGAGCTGCGGTGCAATCAGCACAGGCCGTGCAACCGGCAAAATCGTTTATCTACTATCAGGCCGCGGGCGCGCGGGCCGAAACTATCCGGATGGAAGGAGGTCTGTCCCGGATGGCAAACTGGCTGCGCTTCGAAATTGCTCTGCTTACGGCACTGACCGTCGCCATCAGCTCGCGCGCTGCCGCCGGCCAAGAAGCCTTTCGCCCGGTTGGTTCACTCAGTTGCAATAGCACAGCTTGCCACGGCAATGAACCACTCGACATCAAAGTGCCGCGCAAGACGGAGGAGTTTTCCCGCTGGATGTACGCCGATCCGCATCAGAATGCGGCCCGCACGCTGGCCAGTGAAAAGTATCGCGACATCCTGGTTCGTACGAGCAACCGCGACGACAACCAGGCCGATCCGAAAATCCTCGCCCGCTGCGCCAAGTGTCACGATCCGCTCAGCGGCACAGGCGACCACTCGACAGTCAGCGAATTCGGTCACGGCATTGGCTGCGAATCTTGCCACGGCAATGCCGAGAAATGGCTCGCACGCCATTACGAGCGCGACATCAGCCGGCCGGAACTCGCTGAGCTAGGAATGTTCGATACCAAAGACTTGCGAACGCGCGGCCAACAATGTGCCAGTTGCCATGTTGGTTCCGCTGATCGCGATATGGACCACGACATGATCGCGGCCGGTCATCCGCCGCTACGGTTCGAACTCTCGGCCTATCACGATCTCATTCCGAACAAACATTGGAATGACAACCGCGAACGCTTGGAGAAACGTGACTTCCAAGTGCAATTGTGGGCTGCTGGGCAAACCGCTGCTGCCACGGCACGAATGGAACTGCTTGCCGCGCGATCGACTCCCGCGAAGCCGAATTGGCCAGAGCTCGCCGAGTCGAATTGCTTCAGCTGCCACGCCACGATCCGCGGGCAGGGCCAAGGAACGATCAATCGCGTCGGTCGGCCGCAGTGGAGTCCTTGGAATCTCACGTTCGTGGCTGATAACAGCTCGTTAACGTCGCTGCGAGAGTTATTTCGCAACGATTTCGCGCCGGCGCAGATTCAAACAGCAAAACTTAGTAAAGAGGCTAAGCAACAACTGCAGGAATCACTCACCAGTCAGGAAGTCACGTCGAGAGCGGCTTTGACGATGGTCACGAAATCGCTCGACTCAAACACCGCCGATTGGGAATCTCGCTGTCAGCAATATTTGGCTCTCACCGCCGTCGAGCGTGCAGAGCGAGACGAACTGGCCAAGGCCCGCTACTACGCGGTGATCAGCGATGCGGAGTACAATCGCCGTTCAGCCGAACAGCGGGAGTTGATCGCTGGGCTCGCGCAAGTTCGCACTTGGCTCGAATTCGAACCGCAGTCGGCAAAGAAGGTGCTCCTCGACGAGCCGTTGCGGTTTCAGGAAAAGCGTGCAGAAATCGGCGCCGAGTTGCGGCAGATCACGGATCGACTCCACCAGCAAACGCAAAACCGGAAATGAACGTTCGCGGAATCATCATCGCGTTTGTGTCGGTCGCCGCGTTGTTCGGCGAGCAATACTGCCATGCGCAGAACGCAGCCGCCGATCCAGCGAAGCCGCTGCAGCCGCCGCATGATTTCTATGACACGCGGCAGTGTCTCGATTGCCACAAGTCGCGCATTGGCCGGTCGAGCTATTTGGGCGATTCCAGCGCGCTCCCTTGGGACCAAGATGACAAGCATCGCGAAGCGTTCAACCTGCTGAAGAAACAACAGCCGTTAGTTTCGCAGATTCTCGGCTTTGAAATGCAGGCCGCGTTTCAGGATCCAAACCTCAAACGGCTGAAGACCGGCAACCTGACTGCTGTGGAAGCGGCGCAAGTCGCTGCCGTGCGTCAATGTTTGAATTGTCACGCGACCTGGCCGAACGTCGACAATACGCAAGAACCGCAAGTGCCGCACGAGCAAGGCGTATCGTGCCAGGCTTGTCACGGCCCGGGTGATAGTTGGGAGCGTCCGCACGCGAGTCCTTGGTGGCGACTCGTGACGCCGGCCGCAAAAGAGAAGCTCGGCTTTGTCAACGTCCGCGATCCTGCCGTGCGGGCCCGCGTTTGTGCCTCTTGCCACGTCGGCGATTTCGCGGCTGGCAAGTTCATCAAGCACGAATGGTACGCCGCCGGCCATCCGCCGCTGTCGAGCTTCGAGTACTCCACCTACGCCGCCTGGATGCCCGCCCACTGGCAACCGCTGAGCGACAAGCCAGCGTTCGAAGGGAAGGACGGCACCGATGGCGACTTCAATCTGGGGGTCGAAAATCGGGCCCGACTGCGCGATCGCAACATCGATATCCCCGAGGCCGAAGTGCGGATGAGCTTTCGCCAGGCCAATTTTCCCAACTGGAAGCCTGGCGAGCCTGATCCTTTCACGCAACTGCCGCGACTCCGCGATGCGCTGATCTCGAACACGGTCGTGTTGCAAGTGTATGCCGATTTGCTGCGAGATTATTCGGTCGCCGCGCAAGATGAAACGCAGAAAGCGACGACCCCGTGGCCTGAGTTTGCTCTCTACGATTGCGCGGCCTGCCATCACGAACTGCGGAGTGGCGCTGGATATCCGAACCGTCCCTTCGGCAAGAACGCGGTCGGTCGGCCACCGGCGTTTGTCTGGCCCACGGCGCTCGTGAATCTCGCCGTGCAACAAGCCGCGAACTACGATCCAGCCGCCGCCGCCGCTCGCCTCGCGAAGCTACAGCAAAAGCAGACGGCATTCGAGCGATCGCTGACGTCGGCGCTCTTCGGCAAACGCACGGAGATCATCGGTGCCGCCCAGGAACTCGACGCTGAACTCGGGCAGTTGATTCGCGAGTTGCAAGCGAGTCCCTTCGATCAGCGAGCGGCCAATCAGGCGCTGTTGCAGCTGACCGATCCCACACGAGTCGAGACGCGCGATTATCACAGCGCGCGGCAAGTCGCGTGGGCTTTCTGCGAGATCAAAAAGGATGCGCTGGGAATCCGCTACAACAGCCGGCCTGATTCTCCGGAGGTTGCGAGCATTCTGCGCGACTTTGAGTTTGCGATGGGGACTTCTGCCGCAAGCCGCGATGCGCTGCTGCTGCAGTTACCGGCGCAACGACGCAGTGTGATCGAGAACCTGCCACGCTTTTCACAAGCGATGAAAGAGTTCGACCATCTCCGCTTTGCCGAACAGCTACAAAAACTGCACGCTCAACTGTCGAACGGAAAGTAGCTGAATTCGCCAGAATTCAGTGATTGCAGTTGAAAGTCGACCATGTGAATTCTGGCGAATTCAGCTACTGGACTTACCGCCGCTGCGGCCAGGGTCCCTGCATCGGAGGCGGACGGCGAACGAGTCGCAAGCGATCGTCATAATTGTAAATGTTCGAGTCGAACGGATTGTCACTCACCTGCCAAACTTCACCGGCGCGAGTTGCATGCTTCGGCGCCATTCGACGGAACATCCGCGACTGCTCTTCCCAATTG is drawn from Anatilimnocola floriformis and contains these coding sequences:
- a CDS encoding adenylate/guanylate cyclase domain-containing protein, which produces MLRFQITNESQNAKWTHSTGPFELGRAPAESGTVPRFVIEDSYVSRNQLRVEVAGPGQVRLENLGQVVEFADGSVLQPKEVRVMALPVRLTAGYSKIEILPETPQPMNALAATLVPPSLPDANEAYVTISRPIRVEKKAEVAVDLADIGESPSPETLTRWFETLLSVQKAAAGSTEFYQETARAVVDLVGLDVGMVIVRRNTAGAPQQGSGWETKAMHEAENSRFSRVSQAVLNQVLNDRRTFYRGLAEMAPSASLAHVDAVVASPVFDATDEIVGVVYGSRGIQPGAKRPGILPMEARLVQLLAGAVSAGLARMEKEAEAARNRARFEQFASPVVAAELERNPELLEGTEREITVLFSDLRGFSRISEQLGARDTFQLVGDVMDKLTEQVLKHGGIIIDYYGDGLAAMWNAPLDQAEHAKQACRAALAMQQELPLISALWQDRLGKPLQIGVGVNTGPARVGNAGSRMRLKYGPRGHTVNVSSRIEGATKYLGIPVLVAGSTQRLLGEEFNTRRVCQVRAVGLDSNVELHELRAATPDANWQRLRALYEPALTNYEAGEFAAVLDLIRPIDDAGLSNDGPTRMLQKLTFEAMENPPEKFDPAFRLDGK
- a CDS encoding multiheme c-type cytochrome, translating into MNVRGIIIAFVSVAALFGEQYCHAQNAAADPAKPLQPPHDFYDTRQCLDCHKSRIGRSSYLGDSSALPWDQDDKHREAFNLLKKQQPLVSQILGFEMQAAFQDPNLKRLKTGNLTAVEAAQVAAVRQCLNCHATWPNVDNTQEPQVPHEQGVSCQACHGPGDSWERPHASPWWRLVTPAAKEKLGFVNVRDPAVRARVCASCHVGDFAAGKFIKHEWYAAGHPPLSSFEYSTYAAWMPAHWQPLSDKPAFEGKDGTDGDFNLGVENRARLRDRNIDIPEAEVRMSFRQANFPNWKPGEPDPFTQLPRLRDALISNTVVLQVYADLLRDYSVAAQDETQKATTPWPEFALYDCAACHHELRSGAGYPNRPFGKNAVGRPPAFVWPTALVNLAVQQAANYDPAAAAARLAKLQQKQTAFERSLTSALFGKRTEIIGAAQELDAELGQLIRELQASPFDQRAANQALLQLTDPTRVETRDYHSARQVAWAFCEIKKDALGIRYNSRPDSPEVASILRDFEFAMGTSAASRDALLLQLPAQRRSVIENLPRFSQAMKEFDHLRFAEQLQKLHAQLSNGK
- a CDS encoding SMI1/KNR4 family protein produces the protein MYIADWKKRLTALADNPGYVFVDTPPDLIARHYLRLTKFSGYTEWEVAAVEKKLDVEFPEMFRHYLLEMGKSPGDLFRGSDLAATSEFENFHAKANALLAETDPALKLPRDAVVWLFHHDCTFVYLHGVGGSDGPTMQWTETEREPREVAVTFAAMIDAELRLMEENNREWRARGGYYKTLCPDEG
- a CDS encoding serine/threonine-protein kinase, translated to MSLPTASTVQLIAEARDGNRAALETLRDRSRGQLLAKPANDNASERAAAILAVIERIEQKFHEFRGDSEPELLAWLERLIARELKGSIASDATLVEQRAQRPRKLEDTTDLAAQTMVKPPSRGSSDKTESSDATLARPAGDRPNPPASPTMSPAMSMPPTAGAARAPARQFGNYDLVDTIAKGGMGIVYKAKHRKLNRIVALKMILSGQFADELEVQRFYAEAEAAARLRHPNIVGIHDIGECEGQHYFSMDYIEGKSLSDLLKDQALQPRHAAKLMEAIASAMHYAHVEGVVHRDLKPSNVLLDASGSPLITDFGLAKQVHSGGGQSQMTMSGTVVGTPSYMPPEQAAGKIELVNIRSDVYSLGAILYELLSGRPPFRGAGVMETLRQVLENEPVALRILSPTIPRDLETICHKCLQKEPEKRYATAKELADELGRFLRGEPILAQPISPVARGWRWCKRNPAIAAASAAALFGLIIALGATTVGYIQTSAALAESEESRRQAMDAVNDLFTQVSENTLLNKPGLQPLRKELLGRALNYYQRFLTQRAGDPRVQDELASTHFRIGLITEAVESTEQALPLYETARTMQEKLVAAAPKNPARLEAYSNTLNALGTALAAKKQHAEAQKIFRTAAEVRTTLAELQPSNSEYQRLLANTYMNLGVSFRGTGDRKTAREQFVHAQQIREAAFQSDAKNWKLQRDIGKGHYGLASLARQEQDLVQAKAEFASAAEAFELVEQRDPVDLENRRLLSVCYRLLGDLASMEDVAAARQWYEKARSRLKPLAEQNPEVVDYQVELAGLELNRGYLDSDDGQRAAAIAAFSEACAILAPLGSAPSALPRHRRDLAMAWRALGSEQSQFGQREMGLANLRKARDELSKLIKDFPAEADYAQQLQEVNEIIEMNEAPPPAPTPPTESPRS
- a CDS encoding multiheme c-type cytochrome, with protein sequence MANWLRFEIALLTALTVAISSRAAAGQEAFRPVGSLSCNSTACHGNEPLDIKVPRKTEEFSRWMYADPHQNAARTLASEKYRDILVRTSNRDDNQADPKILARCAKCHDPLSGTGDHSTVSEFGHGIGCESCHGNAEKWLARHYERDISRPELAELGMFDTKDLRTRGQQCASCHVGSADRDMDHDMIAAGHPPLRFELSAYHDLIPNKHWNDNRERLEKRDFQVQLWAAGQTAAATARMELLAARSTPAKPNWPELAESNCFSCHATIRGQGQGTINRVGRPQWSPWNLTFVADNSSLTSLRELFRNDFAPAQIQTAKLSKEAKQQLQESLTSQEVTSRAALTMVTKSLDSNTADWESRCQQYLALTAVERAERDELAKARYYAVISDAEYNRRSAEQRELIAGLAQVRTWLEFEPQSAKKVLLDEPLRFQEKRAEIGAELRQITDRLHQQTQNRK